Proteins found in one Chloroflexota bacterium genomic segment:
- the hpt gene encoding hypoxanthine phosphoribosyltransferase — protein MHPDLERVLIDTATLQNRVQALGTAIAQTTVNAPELVLVGILKGSLIFMADLMRSIEREVSYDCIAVSSYGASTESSGVVRLNKDLDLDIAGKHVIIVEDIIDSGLTLKYVHDLLLRRNPAALEICALLNKPERRNVNVQVDYRGFDIPNEFVVGYGLDYAERYRNLPYIGVLSPRVYT, from the coding sequence ATGCATCCTGATCTTGAGCGAGTATTAATTGATACCGCAACACTCCAAAACCGAGTTCAAGCGCTTGGCACAGCAATTGCCCAAACCACGGTTAACGCACCTGAGTTAGTGTTAGTTGGCATCTTAAAAGGTTCGTTGATCTTTATGGCCGACCTGATGCGCTCGATTGAACGCGAGGTTAGCTACGATTGCATTGCGGTTTCGTCCTATGGAGCCAGCACCGAAAGCAGCGGCGTAGTTCGTTTAAATAAAGATCTCGACCTTGATATCGCTGGCAAGCATGTGATCATCGTCGAAGATATTATTGATAGTGGCCTGACATTAAAATATGTGCATGATCTGCTGTTGCGGCGCAACCCAGCCGCTTTAGAGATTTGTGCCCTACTGAATAAACCTGAACGGCGCAATGTCAATGTGCAGGTTGATTACCGTGGTTTCGACATTCCCAACGAATTTGTTGTGGGATATGGACTGGACTATGCCGAACGCTACCGCAATTTGCCCTATATTGGGGTCTTAAGCCCTCGTGTTTATACATAG